The following coding sequences are from one Streptomyces sp. NBC_01485 window:
- a CDS encoding LamG domain-containing protein, with amino-acid sequence MLRTNDPGAEVSADAPRRRRRPVRTSLVTALSLALVVGGGLLTTASTAQADITTGLVLDYNLDETSGTVAHDSSGNGRDGTVLGTTSWGGTEGLTFNGTNTYVKVPDNIMAGLSSITVSYDVWIDPALSGNYFTYGFGNSSSGYGNGYLFNTGNALHTSITASDYLHEQKTGQATALARGAWKQVTYTQTGTTGIMYLDGVEVARNTAVTVTPGSIGGGVTTADYIGRSLFSADSYFKGKMRDFRVYNRALSAGEVVNRDNDADVQWQELQAMGEHNGALTAFEDPKIGPVIIFPSDYTGDINNVEQPPDWTDSNGHTPTMWPSPTTAKSQLFTSDQIEDVQTAAYDAIRPDGDTTYTLSVHYDGMSDRVVVQTNAPSSVTDPLLSAYPGQITLDTSTTLAAPAPECAPAQAGATKGLVVDYKLDETAEGVIHDSSGLGNDGTLLGTGDLGGDNGLGFNGTDTAVKLPDNVMTGMNSITVDFDVQIDSTQGAPYMFYGLGNTSGSNGNGYLFTTGTAFRTSLSMTDYTAKQDVKPTDTTYGLARGVWKHVTYTQTGTTGILYENGVEKARNTNVTITPGAIGGGTTTANFIGKSLYSNDQYFKGRMRDFRVYDRALSPVEVADRADNPDAKWEQIQALANYNCALAYFEDPVIGPVIIFPKGYAGDINDLQTPTDWTDHDGVAPTTWPTVTTAKSQMFTAAQIQETVAAAYAKIDPDLLDTYHVTVGYDGMSDRVLVSTDAPSSVTNPLLSEYPAN; translated from the coding sequence ATGTTGAGAACCAACGATCCAGGGGCGGAGGTCTCGGCGGACGCCCCGCGCCGACGGCGACGGCCGGTACGCACCAGTCTGGTCACTGCTCTCTCCCTCGCGCTGGTCGTCGGCGGCGGGCTGCTGACGACCGCTTCCACCGCGCAGGCCGACATCACCACCGGTCTGGTGCTGGACTACAACCTGGACGAGACCTCCGGCACGGTCGCCCACGACTCCTCGGGCAACGGCCGCGACGGTACGGTCCTCGGCACCACGAGCTGGGGCGGCACCGAGGGTCTGACCTTCAACGGCACGAACACCTACGTCAAGGTGCCGGACAACATCATGGCCGGCCTGTCGTCGATCACCGTCTCGTACGACGTGTGGATCGACCCGGCCCTGTCCGGCAACTACTTCACCTACGGGTTCGGCAACAGCAGTTCGGGCTACGGCAACGGTTACCTGTTCAACACGGGGAACGCGCTGCACACCTCGATCACGGCGAGTGACTACCTGCACGAGCAGAAGACCGGCCAGGCCACAGCCCTGGCGCGTGGCGCGTGGAAGCAGGTGACCTACACCCAGACGGGCACCACCGGCATCATGTACCTGGACGGTGTGGAGGTGGCGCGCAACACCGCGGTGACGGTCACCCCCGGCTCGATCGGCGGCGGGGTGACGACCGCCGACTACATCGGCCGCTCGCTCTTCTCGGCGGACAGCTACTTCAAGGGCAAGATGCGGGACTTCCGCGTCTACAACCGGGCCCTGTCAGCGGGCGAGGTGGTGAACCGGGACAACGACGCGGACGTGCAGTGGCAGGAGCTGCAGGCCATGGGCGAACACAACGGTGCGCTCACGGCGTTCGAGGACCCCAAGATCGGGCCGGTCATCATCTTCCCGTCGGACTACACGGGAGACATCAACAACGTCGAGCAGCCGCCGGACTGGACCGACTCCAACGGGCACACCCCGACGATGTGGCCCTCGCCGACCACCGCGAAGAGCCAGCTGTTCACGTCCGATCAGATCGAGGACGTGCAGACCGCGGCCTACGACGCGATACGGCCCGACGGCGACACGACGTACACCCTGTCCGTCCACTACGACGGGATGAGCGACCGGGTGGTGGTGCAGACCAACGCTCCGTCATCGGTCACCGACCCCCTGCTCAGCGCGTACCCCGGCCAGATCACGCTCGACACGTCCACGACTCTTGCCGCGCCGGCACCCGAGTGCGCTCCGGCGCAGGCCGGTGCCACCAAGGGCCTGGTGGTGGACTACAAGCTGGACGAGACAGCCGAAGGCGTCATCCACGACTCCTCGGGCCTGGGCAACGACGGCACGCTCCTCGGCACCGGGGACCTGGGCGGTGACAACGGGCTGGGCTTCAACGGCACCGACACCGCCGTCAAGCTGCCGGACAACGTCATGACGGGGATGAACTCGATCACGGTCGACTTCGACGTGCAGATCGACTCGACCCAGGGCGCGCCGTACATGTTCTACGGGCTGGGCAACACCAGCGGCAGCAACGGCAACGGCTATCTGTTCACCACGGGTACCGCTTTCCGTACGTCGCTGTCGATGACCGACTACACGGCCAAGCAGGACGTCAAGCCGACGGACACGACGTACGGCCTGGCGCGCGGTGTGTGGAAGCACGTGACGTACACGCAGACCGGTACCACCGGGATCCTGTACGAGAACGGCGTGGAGAAGGCCCGCAACACGAACGTCACCATCACCCCGGGTGCGATCGGCGGCGGGACGACGACCGCGAACTTCATCGGCAAGTCCCTGTACTCCAACGACCAGTACTTCAAGGGCCGGATGCGCGACTTCCGCGTCTACGACCGCGCCCTGAGCCCGGTCGAGGTCGCGGACCGCGCCGACAACCCCGACGCGAAGTGGGAGCAGATCCAGGCCCTGGCCAACTACAACTGCGCGCTGGCCTACTTCGAGGACCCGGTCATCGGCCCGGTGATCATCTTCCCGAAGGGCTACGCGGGAGACATCAACGACCTCCAGACGCCGACCGACTGGACCGACCACGACGGTGTCGCCCCGACCACCTGGCCCACCGTCACCACGGCGAAGAGCCAGATGTTCACCGCAGCCCAGATCCAGGAGACCGTCGCGGCGGCCTACGCGAAGATCGACCCCGACCTCTTGGACACGTACCACGTGACGGTCGGCTACGACGGGATGAGCGACCGGGTACTGGTGAGCACCGACGCCCCGTCCTCGGTCACGAATCCGTTGCTGAGCGAGTACCCCGCCAACTAG
- a CDS encoding class I SAM-dependent DNA methyltransferase, whose protein sequence is MTDTTDTTTAPTPGFVTATRTFYDAVAEDYADRFRDELAARPLERAVLTAYAEFVGAGGRVADLGCGPGRTTGRLASLGLDVSGLDLSESMLAIARRENPGIRFEQGSMLKLDGHADGSLDGVVSFYSSIHTPVDELPALFAEFHRVLTPGGHLLLAFQVGDEPRTHDHPWGHPVTLDFERRRPERMAELLTSAGLTVRSRTVREAETDLGESTPQAFLIARRA, encoded by the coding sequence ATGACCGACACCACCGACACCACCACAGCCCCCACTCCCGGTTTCGTCACCGCCACCCGTACCTTCTACGACGCCGTCGCCGAGGACTACGCCGATCGCTTCCGTGACGAGCTCGCCGCCAGGCCGTTGGAGCGGGCCGTGCTCACGGCGTACGCGGAGTTCGTCGGGGCCGGTGGCCGGGTGGCCGACCTGGGGTGCGGCCCCGGCCGGACCACGGGACGCCTCGCCTCGCTCGGGCTCGACGTGTCCGGACTCGACCTCTCGGAGTCGATGCTCGCGATCGCGCGGCGCGAGAACCCGGGGATCCGCTTCGAGCAGGGGTCGATGCTGAAGCTGGACGGGCACGCGGACGGCTCCCTCGACGGCGTCGTCTCCTTCTACTCCTCCATCCACACCCCTGTGGACGAGCTTCCGGCCCTCTTCGCCGAGTTCCACCGCGTCCTCACCCCCGGCGGCCACCTCCTCCTCGCCTTCCAGGTCGGCGACGAGCCCCGAACCCACGACCACCCCTGGGGCCACCCGGTCACCCTCGACTTCGAACGACGCCGCCCCGAGCGGATGGCCGAGCTGCTGACGTCGGCCGGCCTCACCGTACGGTCCCGCACGGTGCGCGAGGCGGAGACCGACTTGGGGGAGTCCACCCCGCAGGCCTTCCTGATCGCCCGGAGGGCATAA
- a CDS encoding cold-shock protein codes for MATGTVKWFNAEKGFGFIAQEGGGPDVFVHYSAINAQGFRSLEENQQVSFDVTQGPKGPQAENVTPV; via the coding sequence ATGGCTACCGGAACCGTGAAGTGGTTCAACGCCGAAAAGGGCTTTGGCTTCATCGCCCAAGAAGGCGGCGGCCCCGACGTCTTCGTCCACTACTCGGCGATCAACGCGCAGGGTTTCCGTTCACTCGAGGAGAACCAGCAGGTCTCCTTCGACGTGACGCAGGGCCCGAAGGGTCCGCAGGCGGAGAACGTCACCCCCGTCTGA
- a CDS encoding menaquinone biosynthetic enzyme MqnA/MqnD family protein: MDNSRTRPRVGHIQFLNCLPLYWGLARTGTLLDFELTKDTPEKLSERLVRGDLDIGPVTLVEFLRNADDLVAFPDIAVGCDGPVMSCVIVSQVPLEELDGARVALGSTSRTSVRLAQLLLADRFGVRPDYYTCPPDLSLMMQEAEAAVLIGDAALRANLLDGPRFGLEVHDLGALWKEWTGLPFVFAVWAARREYLEREPVITRQVHRAFLDSRNLSLDEVGKVAEQAARWEEFDEEVLERYFTTLDFRFGAPQLAAVTEFARRVGPTTGFPADVKVELLQPASPSA; the protein is encoded by the coding sequence GTGGACAATTCCCGCACCCGGCCGCGCGTCGGCCACATCCAGTTCCTCAACTGCCTGCCCCTCTACTGGGGGCTCGCGAGAACCGGCACCCTCCTCGACTTCGAGCTCACGAAGGACACCCCGGAGAAGCTCAGCGAGCGTCTGGTGCGGGGCGACCTCGATATCGGACCCGTCACCCTCGTCGAGTTCCTCAGGAACGCCGACGACCTGGTCGCCTTCCCCGATATCGCCGTCGGCTGCGACGGTCCCGTCATGTCCTGCGTGATCGTCTCGCAGGTCCCGCTGGAGGAGCTGGACGGCGCCCGGGTCGCCCTCGGCTCGACCTCCCGCACCTCCGTACGCCTCGCCCAGCTCCTGCTGGCGGACCGTTTCGGCGTCCGGCCCGACTACTACACGTGCCCGCCCGACCTCAGCCTGATGATGCAGGAGGCCGAGGCCGCCGTACTCATCGGCGACGCGGCCCTGCGCGCCAACCTGCTGGACGGACCCCGGTTCGGCCTGGAGGTGCACGACCTCGGCGCGCTCTGGAAGGAGTGGACCGGCCTGCCCTTCGTCTTCGCGGTGTGGGCGGCCCGCCGGGAGTACCTGGAGCGCGAGCCGGTCATCACCCGCCAGGTCCACCGGGCCTTCCTCGACTCCCGCAACCTCTCCCTGGACGAGGTCGGCAAGGTCGCCGAGCAGGCGGCCCGCTGGGAGGAGTTCGACGAGGAGGTCCTGGAGCGGTACTTCACCACCCTCGACTTCCGCTTCGGCGCCCCCCAACTGGCGGCCGTCACCGAGTTCGCCCGCCGCGTCGGCCCGACGACGGGCTTCCCGGCGGACGTGAAGGTGGAACTGCTCCAGCCCGCTTCCCCGTCTGCGTAA
- a CDS encoding serine/threonine-protein kinase, producing the protein MQPLGADEPTSVGPYRLLGRLGSGGMGRVYLGRSAGGRTVAVKIVHPHLALDEEFRARFRREVEAARRVGGAWTAPVLDADPEAPVPWVATGYAAGPSLAAAVTSGDGPLPETSVRVLGAGLAEALTTVHELGLVHRDVKPSNVLLTVDGPLLIDFGIARAIDGTASLTSTGVSVGSPGYMAPEQILGQGASGAADVFSLGAVLAFAATGQPPFPGDSSAALLYKVVHEEPRLGEPDGELRGELRSVVESCLSKDPAVRPSPAEVARRLAPEGAARLVAGGWLPGALVEQMGRSAVQLLNLEGAGAAAGAVLSGPVGFSSPALTAGEPALTVGEFGPPPVMDAPVPVPAARDAEPAAAGAGRPGKVSVSVAATAAPGEGGRGRRLSCTVALAVAGAMAAVTVGSVFLFRLLPNGDGDGDSDAGSDAGSGAYSSAPTPGSSSGSSSGSSSGSSSGPAAGETPTAPTALPARYVGTWEGQGTGLDGALPMGTFRVTVQQADLGEKLGELRQTDVLGGVCVDVLTLKQVTAKAVVATSAGAKTNHSGCNPKPHTIRLTPTGDDLTYASDSAAEGNPVARMSKVGQSS; encoded by the coding sequence ATGCAGCCGCTCGGTGCCGACGAACCCACGAGCGTGGGTCCCTACCGGCTGCTCGGCCGGCTCGGGTCCGGCGGGATGGGCCGGGTCTACCTGGGCCGCAGCGCCGGCGGCCGCACGGTCGCCGTGAAGATCGTGCACCCGCACCTCGCCCTCGACGAGGAGTTCCGCGCCCGTTTCCGGCGCGAGGTCGAGGCCGCGCGGCGGGTCGGCGGGGCGTGGACCGCGCCGGTCCTGGACGCCGACCCGGAGGCGCCGGTCCCGTGGGTCGCCACCGGCTACGCGGCCGGCCCCTCGCTCGCCGCGGCGGTCACCTCCGGCGACGGACCGCTGCCCGAGACTTCCGTACGCGTCCTGGGCGCGGGCCTGGCGGAGGCGCTCACGACCGTGCACGAACTGGGTCTGGTGCACCGGGACGTCAAGCCGTCCAACGTCCTGCTGACCGTCGACGGCCCGCTGCTCATCGACTTCGGCATCGCCCGCGCGATCGACGGCACGGCCTCGCTCACCTCGACCGGCGTCTCGGTCGGCTCGCCCGGCTACATGGCCCCCGAGCAGATCCTCGGCCAGGGCGCGTCCGGCGCGGCCGACGTCTTCTCCCTCGGCGCGGTGCTGGCGTTCGCGGCGACCGGGCAACCCCCGTTCCCCGGCGACTCCTCGGCCGCCCTCCTCTACAAGGTCGTCCACGAGGAGCCGCGACTGGGCGAGCCGGACGGCGAACTGCGCGGCGAACTCCGGTCGGTGGTCGAGTCCTGCCTGTCCAAGGACCCGGCGGTACGGCCGTCCCCCGCCGAGGTGGCCCGCCGGCTCGCTCCCGAGGGCGCGGCCCGACTGGTGGCGGGCGGGTGGCTGCCGGGGGCGCTGGTGGAACAGATGGGCCGCAGCGCCGTACAACTGCTGAACCTGGAGGGGGCGGGGGCCGCAGCGGGGGCTGTCCTGTCCGGGCCGGTGGGCTTCAGCAGCCCGGCGCTGACGGCGGGGGAACCCGCGCTGACGGTGGGGGAGTTCGGGCCGCCGCCGGTGATGGACGCACCCGTGCCCGTCCCCGCGGCGCGGGACGCCGAACCGGCCGCCGCCGGGGCCGGACGTCCCGGCAAGGTCTCCGTCTCCGTGGCGGCCACCGCGGCGCCCGGTGAGGGCGGGCGCGGGCGGCGGCTGAGCTGCACCGTCGCGCTGGCGGTCGCGGGGGCGATGGCGGCGGTGACGGTCGGCTCGGTGTTCCTGTTCCGCCTGCTGCCGAACGGCGACGGCGACGGCGACAGTGACGCCGGCTCCGACGCCGGCAGCGGCGCTTACTCGTCGGCGCCGACGCCCGGTTCGAGTTCCGGTTCGAGTTCCGGTTCGAGTTCCGGTTCGAGCTCCGGTCCCGCCGCCGGCGAGACCCCCACAGCGCCCACCGCCCTCCCCGCCCGCTACGTCGGCACCTGGGAAGGCCAGGGCACCGGCCTCGACGGCGCTCTCCCGATGGGCACGTTCCGGGTGACGGTCCAACAGGCGGACCTGGGCGAGAAGTTGGGGGAGCTGCGGCAGACGGATGTGCTCGGCGGCGTCTGCGTCGACGTCCTGACACTGAAGCAGGTGACGGCGAAGGCGGTCGTGGCCACCTCCGCGGGCGCGAAGACCAACCACTCGGGCTGCAACCCCAAGCCCCACACGATCCGCCTCACCCCGACCGGCGACGACCTGACGTACGCCTCGGACAGCGCGGCGGAGGGCAACCCGGTGGCGCGGATGTCGAAGGTCGGGCAGTCGAGTTGA
- a CDS encoding prepilin peptidase, which translates to MNMPPGDDLTLIAVAALWGAVTGTLLPRAAYRFSVPWEEAEDGSAEDPGWRTTCPDGHPIRGWLGRARCGSCADTGTPCPYAPGALLLPTLTVLLCAALAVATGTRPELLVWLLLAPVGVLLAVVDLRVRRLPDPLTLPLAVAALALLAPAALLPEHAGHWTTALLGALALGAGYLVLHLVNPGGMAFGDVKLALGTGAVLGWYGWATVMLGTFAAFLFGALYGGALVVVGRAGRKTAIAFGPFMLAGTFTGLLIGAYAA; encoded by the coding sequence ATGAACATGCCGCCCGGTGACGACTTGACGCTGATCGCCGTGGCCGCGCTGTGGGGCGCGGTGACGGGAACGCTCCTCCCGCGCGCCGCCTACCGCTTCTCCGTGCCGTGGGAGGAGGCGGAGGACGGATCGGCGGAGGACCCCGGCTGGCGGACGACCTGCCCGGACGGCCACCCGATCCGGGGCTGGCTCGGCCGGGCGAGGTGCGGGAGCTGCGCCGACACCGGTACCCCCTGCCCCTACGCCCCCGGCGCTCTCCTCCTCCCCACCCTCACCGTGCTGCTCTGCGCCGCGCTCGCCGTCGCCACCGGCACCCGCCCCGAACTGCTCGTGTGGCTGCTGCTGGCACCGGTCGGGGTGCTGCTGGCCGTCGTCGACCTGCGGGTGCGCCGGCTGCCCGATCCGCTCACCCTTCCGCTCGCCGTCGCCGCCCTCGCCCTGCTGGCCCCGGCCGCGCTGCTGCCCGAGCACGCCGGCCACTGGACCACCGCCCTGCTGGGCGCCCTCGCCCTCGGCGCCGGCTATCTGGTGCTGCACCTCGTCAACCCCGGCGGCATGGCGTTCGGCGACGTGAAACTGGCGCTCGGGACGGGCGCCGTCCTCGGCTGGTACGGCTGGGCGACGGTCATGCTGGGCACCTTCGCCGCCTTCCTGTTCGGCGCGCTGTACGGCGGGGCCCTGGTCGTCGTGGGGCGTGCGGGACGCAAGACGGCGATCGCCTTCGGCCCGTTCATGCTGGCGGGGACGTTCACCGGGCTGCTGATCGGCGCGTACGCGGCCTGA
- the mqnC gene encoding cyclic dehypoxanthinyl futalosine synthase, protein MPEKADLQSVLDRAADGGRITPEEALALYRDAPLHALGAAADAVRRRMYAGTEHIATYIIERNINYTNVCVTACKFCAFYAAPKDTAKGWTRDLDDILRRCAETVELGGTQIMFQGGHHPDFGVEYYEKHFAAIKAAYPQLVIHSLGASEVEHMARISKVSVEEAITRIHAAGLDSFAGAGAELLPARPRKAIAPLKESGERWLEIMEAAHGLGVESTSTMLMGTGETNAERIEHLRMIRDVQDRTGGFRAFIPYTYQPENNHLKGRTHATLFEYLRMIAIARLFMDNVRHIQGSWLTTGKEVGQLSLHYGADDLGSIMLEENVVSSAGAKHRSNRLEIIDLIRKADRVPAQRATTYGHLVVHDDPANDPVDERVMSHISSTAIEGGTAHPELKLLASN, encoded by the coding sequence GTGCCCGAGAAGGCCGACCTCCAGTCCGTGCTCGACCGTGCCGCGGACGGCGGGCGGATCACCCCGGAAGAGGCCCTCGCCCTCTACCGCGACGCCCCGCTGCACGCGCTCGGCGCCGCCGCCGACGCCGTACGCCGCCGTATGTACGCGGGAACCGAGCACATCGCGACGTACATCATCGAGCGGAACATCAACTACACGAACGTGTGCGTCACGGCGTGCAAGTTCTGCGCCTTCTACGCGGCTCCGAAGGACACGGCCAAGGGCTGGACCCGCGACCTGGACGACATCCTGCGCCGCTGCGCCGAGACCGTCGAACTCGGCGGCACGCAGATCATGTTCCAGGGCGGGCACCACCCGGACTTCGGCGTCGAGTACTACGAGAAGCACTTCGCCGCGATCAAGGCCGCCTACCCGCAGCTGGTCATCCACTCCCTCGGCGCGTCCGAGGTCGAGCACATGGCCCGGATCTCCAAGGTGAGCGTCGAGGAGGCCATCACGCGGATCCACGCGGCCGGCCTCGACTCCTTCGCGGGCGCGGGCGCCGAACTGCTCCCCGCCCGGCCCCGCAAGGCCATCGCGCCGCTCAAGGAGTCCGGCGAACGCTGGCTGGAGATCATGGAGGCCGCGCACGGGCTGGGCGTCGAGTCGACGTCGACCATGCTGATGGGCACCGGCGAGACCAACGCCGAGCGCATCGAGCACCTGCGGATGATCCGTGACGTACAGGACCGGACGGGCGGCTTCCGCGCCTTCATCCCGTACACCTACCAGCCCGAGAACAACCACCTGAAGGGCCGCACGCACGCGACGCTCTTCGAGTACCTGCGGATGATCGCCATCGCCCGCCTGTTCATGGACAACGTCCGGCACATCCAGGGCTCTTGGCTGACGACCGGCAAGGAGGTCGGCCAACTCTCCCTGCACTACGGCGCGGACGACCTCGGCTCGATCATGCTGGAGGAGAACGTCGTCTCCTCGGCTGGCGCCAAGCACCGCTCCAACCGCCTCGAGATCATCGACCTGATCCGCAAGGCGGACCGCGTCCCGGCCCAGCGCGCGACGACGTACGGGCACCTTGTCGTGCACGACGACCCGGCGAACGACCCCGTCGACGAGCGGGTCATGTCCCACATCTCGTCCACCGCGATCGAGGGCGGCACGGCCCACCCCGAGTTGAAGCTCCTCGCTTCCAACTAG
- a CDS encoding chitinase, with product MRSFLMPTAGVTCLFALAVAGCSAGSDSTSDAAPRATGQAGSPSPSSTSSASPSATSSSTGTSYAPYVSAAEASDNDAAGSPTTYNLAFVIAGGSSCTPKWNGTNAIGDSAVKSRVSALTESGATVRVSFGGASGKELAATCDSASELAEAYGDALDAAGSTQADFDIEGDELTDSDSVALRSQAIAALQKERPDLEVSFTLPVMPTGLDADGLALLASANKYDVQVATVNLMTMNYGESYAGDMGGYAITSATAAQAQLKKVFGTDDSVAWRGMALTSMIGTNDVANETFTLADAAEVRAFAVRKGISWVSMWSTFRDQQCSDADAAKNDALTNCSGVEQSSGAFAQAFSE from the coding sequence ATGAGGAGTTTCCTGATGCCGACGGCCGGGGTCACCTGCCTGTTCGCCCTGGCCGTGGCGGGATGCTCCGCCGGTTCCGACAGCACGTCGGACGCGGCGCCCAGGGCCACCGGACAGGCCGGCAGTCCCTCACCGTCATCGACGTCATCGGCGTCACCGAGCGCCACATCATCAAGTACCGGCACCTCCTACGCGCCCTACGTGAGCGCGGCGGAGGCCTCCGACAACGACGCTGCCGGCTCGCCGACGACGTACAACCTGGCGTTCGTCATCGCCGGCGGCAGTAGCTGTACGCCGAAGTGGAACGGTACGAACGCCATCGGCGACTCGGCGGTGAAGTCCCGCGTCTCGGCGCTGACGGAGTCGGGCGCCACGGTGCGCGTCTCCTTCGGCGGGGCCTCCGGCAAGGAGCTGGCGGCCACCTGCGACAGCGCGTCGGAACTCGCCGAGGCGTACGGCGACGCGCTCGACGCGGCCGGCTCCACGCAGGCCGACTTCGACATCGAGGGCGACGAACTCACCGACTCCGACTCGGTCGCCCTGCGCTCCCAGGCGATCGCGGCACTCCAGAAGGAACGCCCTGACCTGGAGGTTTCCTTCACTCTCCCGGTGATGCCGACCGGGCTGGACGCCGACGGCCTGGCGCTGCTGGCGTCCGCGAACAAGTACGACGTCCAGGTCGCGACCGTCAACCTCATGACGATGAACTACGGCGAGTCGTACGCCGGCGACATGGGCGGGTACGCGATCACCTCGGCGACGGCCGCGCAGGCGCAGTTGAAGAAGGTGTTCGGGACGGACGACTCCGTCGCGTGGAGGGGGATGGCGCTCACGTCGATGATCGGTACGAACGACGTCGCCAACGAGACGTTCACGCTGGCGGACGCGGCGGAAGTGCGGGCGTTCGCCGTGCGGAAGGGTATTTCCTGGGTTTCCATGTGGTCGACGTTCCGGGACCAGCAGTGTTCGGACGCGGACGCGGCAAAGAATGACGCTCTGACCAATTGCAGTGGGGTCGAGCAGAGTTCGGGGGCGTTTGCGCAAGCGTTTTCGGAGTAG